From a region of the Butyrivibrio sp. AE3004 genome:
- a CDS encoding AzlC family ABC transporter permease yields MENKKEFRLGLVNAIPVCLGYLAVSFAFGIQASEAGLSVFQASLMSLSNVTSAGQFSSLDLISTNATYAEMALLQLVVNIRYMLMSTALSQKLSPKIGTLSRCLVAYGVTDEIFALSVTRKGRLNPAYSYGLIICSVFGWVMGTFLGAFAGSIMPHRLISALGLAIYGMFLAIVIPDAREKRPIMLVVIGSMVMSTIFTYAPGLKNISSGFRIIIVTIVIAGVAAVLAPKKEEETADA; encoded by the coding sequence ATGGAAAATAAAAAGGAATTCAGATTGGGGCTTGTTAATGCGATTCCCGTTTGTCTCGGATATCTTGCGGTTTCATTTGCGTTCGGAATTCAGGCATCAGAAGCAGGATTATCTGTTTTTCAGGCATCGCTTATGTCCCTATCGAATGTGACAAGCGCGGGACAGTTCTCTTCGCTGGACCTTATAAGCACTAATGCGACATATGCGGAAATGGCACTTTTACAGCTTGTGGTAAATATACGATACATGCTGATGAGTACAGCACTTTCGCAAAAATTATCACCAAAGATCGGCACTCTTTCAAGATGCCTGGTAGCCTATGGCGTAACTGACGAGATATTTGCGCTCAGTGTTACAAGAAAGGGGAGATTAAATCCGGCTTATTCTTACGGACTAATCATCTGTTCTGTTTTTGGATGGGTAATGGGAACTTTTCTTGGAGCATTTGCAGGTTCCATAATGCCTCACAGACTTATAAGTGCACTTGGGCTCGCAATTTACGGAATGTTTCTTGCTATTGTGATTCCCGATGCAAGAGAAAAACGACCGATAATGCTTGTGGTAATAGGTTCCATGGTCATGAGTACGATATTTACTTATGCACCGGGACTGAAAAATATTTCATCAGGTTTCAGAATAATTATTGTGACAATAGTAATTGCGGGTGTGGCTGCAGTCCTTGCCCCAAAGAAAGAGGAGGAGACTGCAGATGCATAA
- a CDS encoding AzlD domain-containing protein, producing MHNIYGYIFVMALVTYLVRMLPLTLIRKEITSPFIKAFLHYVPYATLSAMTFPAILHASDDMRASIAGFAVALILAFRKKSLLTVAVCACAVVFAVELFLI from the coding sequence ATGCATAACATATACGGCTATATTTTTGTGATGGCACTGGTAACATACCTGGTTAGAATGCTTCCGCTTACACTCATCAGAAAAGAAATAACGTCACCTTTTATAAAGGCTTTTTTACATTACGTACCTTACGCAACCCTTTCAGCCATGACTTTTCCTGCTATTCTTCATGCTTCCGATGACATGAGGGCATCTATAGCGGGCTTTGCTGTTGCTCTGATCCTGGCTTTTAGGAAAAAGAGTCTTCTCACAGTTGCTGTCTGCGCATGCGCGGTAGTATTCGCGGTGGAATTATTTCTTATCTGA
- the ispF gene encoding 2-C-methyl-D-erythritol 2,4-cyclodiphosphate synthase gives MHIGTGYDVHRLVEGRKLILGGVDIPYEKGLLGHSDADVLLHAISDALLGGAALGDIGKHFPDSDPKYKGADSIKLLSEVGRMLEENGYLIENIDSTILCQAPKLRPYIDTMRENIADALGINIEQVSVKATTEEGLGFTGAGEGIAAQAVCLLASPIEYYTKNVTYQTGEIPGGCEACPGCAKNDSDK, from the coding sequence ATGCATATAGGAACAGGTTATGATGTACATAGATTAGTTGAAGGAAGAAAGCTTATTCTCGGAGGCGTGGATATTCCTTATGAGAAGGGACTCCTCGGGCATTCGGATGCTGACGTCCTCCTTCATGCTATAAGTGATGCGCTTCTTGGCGGGGCAGCACTTGGAGATATAGGTAAGCATTTTCCGGATTCCGACCCGAAATATAAAGGAGCGGATTCAATAAAGCTTCTTTCCGAAGTCGGAAGAATGCTTGAGGAAAACGGATACCTGATCGAAAATATCGATTCAACAATTCTGTGTCAGGCACCCAAGCTTAGACCTTACATTGATACTATGCGAGAGAATATTGCCGATGCACTTGGAATCAATATTGAACAGGTAAGTGTAAAAGCAACTACAGAGGAAGGACTTGGGTTTACCGGTGCGGGAGAAGGAATTGCCGCACAGGCTGTATGCCTTCTTGCAAGTCCTATTGAGTACTATACAAAAAATGTAACCTATCAGACAGGCGAGATACCGGGAGGCTGCGAAGCATGCCCCGGCTGCGCTAAAAATGATTCTGATAAATAA
- a CDS encoding Mini-ribonuclease 3, protein MEDIEKNTEDMQVPDLAGMIRESFSVPGEPMNRYSPLALAFMGDSVYEIIIRSIVVQEANRPAGQLNKIKVKYVNAAAQARIIEYLEPKLTDEESDAYKRGRNAKSYTSAKNQSINDYRKATGLEALCGYLYLKGDMARLIELLQDGISVIDR, encoded by the coding sequence ATGGAAGATATAGAAAAAAACACTGAAGATATGCAGGTACCTGACCTTGCGGGAATGATACGTGAAAGCTTTTCTGTTCCCGGAGAGCCTATGAACAGATACAGCCCGCTTGCACTTGCATTTATGGGAGACAGTGTTTATGAGATCATTATAAGAAGTATTGTGGTTCAGGAAGCAAACAGACCTGCGGGTCAGTTAAATAAGATAAAGGTCAAATATGTTAATGCTGCAGCTCAGGCCCGGATAATTGAATACCTTGAACCAAAGCTGACCGATGAAGAAAGTGATGCCTACAAACGAGGCAGAAATGCAAAGTCATATACAAGTGCCAAAAATCAGAGCATCAATGATTACCGTAAGGCAACTGGGCTCGAGGCTTTATGCGGATATTTATATTTAAAAGGTGATATGGCAAGACTTATCGAGTTGCTGCAGGATGGGATTTCTGTAATTGACAGATAA
- the rlmB gene encoding 23S rRNA (guanosine(2251)-2'-O)-methyltransferase RlmB → MREKFSKERKDNNSGYMKSAKNRNNGKNAYRNLHDEKGVGKDFDKERDFEKDKVFEEGSTESLTIEGRNAVIEALRSGRTIDKLFILDGCQDGPIATIRKEAKKAGIMMKFVNRDRLDQISQTGAHQGVIAYAAAYSYSELEDIFNLAEEKGEAPFVFLLDNIEDPHNLGAIIRTANIAGAHGVIIPKNRAAGLTATVAKTSAGALNYTPVVKVTNMARTIEELKDKGMWFVCADMNGTTMYDLDLKGSIGLVIGNEGSGVSKLVREKCDMIAAIPMKGEINSLNASVAAGVLGFEIVRQRGGFGK, encoded by the coding sequence ATGAGAGAAAAATTTAGTAAAGAAAGAAAAGATAATAATAGCGGTTATATGAAGTCAGCTAAAAACAGAAATAATGGTAAAAACGCATATAGAAATCTGCATGACGAGAAAGGCGTAGGGAAGGATTTTGACAAAGAAAGAGACTTTGAAAAAGACAAGGTCTTTGAGGAAGGTTCTACGGAGTCCCTTACAATCGAGGGGAGAAATGCTGTAATAGAGGCCCTTAGAAGCGGCAGAACCATTGATAAACTGTTTATTCTTGACGGATGCCAGGACGGACCTATTGCAACTATCAGAAAAGAAGCTAAAAAAGCCGGCATCATGATGAAGTTTGTTAACAGGGACAGACTTGATCAGATCTCACAGACCGGTGCTCATCAGGGTGTTATTGCTTATGCAGCTGCGTACAGTTATTCAGAGCTTGAGGATATCTTTAATCTTGCGGAGGAAAAAGGTGAAGCGCCGTTTGTTTTTCTGCTTGATAATATCGAAGACCCTCATAATCTCGGCGCTATTATAAGAACTGCCAATATTGCCGGTGCACACGGTGTGATAATTCCCAAAAACCGTGCTGCCGGACTTACCGCAACCGTTGCGAAAACAAGTGCGGGCGCGCTCAATTACACTCCTGTTGTAAAGGTTACGAACATGGCCAGAACCATCGAGGAATTAAAGGATAAAGGAATGTGGTTTGTCTGTGCGGATATGAACGGAACCACAATGTATGATCTTGATCTTAAGGGTTCAATCGGACTTGTTATAGGAAACGAAGGATCGGGAGTAAGTAAGCTTGTGCGTGAAAAATGCGATATGATAGCCGCAATTCCCATGAAGGGTGAGATAAATTCACTTAATGCCTCCGTGGCAGCAGGCGTGCTTGGTTTTGAGATAGTACGTCAGCGCGGTGGCTTCGGAAAATAA
- the sigH gene encoding RNA polymerase sporulation sigma factor SigH, with the protein MTKITGDESDEELIMRIRDGESDITDHIMNKYKDMVRTKAASMYILGADRDDLIQEGMIGLFKAIRDYDAGRDASFRTFADLCVSRQMYTAIQASNRKKHAPLNSYISLYAKMDGHEENMEFSLDQVLEATIDRDPESMLIDKENTRDIEDFIENKLSGFEQAVLELHMTGMGYVEIAKVLGKDEKSTDNALWRLKNKIRKYINKNSDV; encoded by the coding sequence ATGACAAAAATAACAGGGGATGAATCGGACGAAGAACTGATAATGAGAATTCGTGACGGCGAATCGGATATAACCGATCACATCATGAATAAATACAAGGATATGGTCAGAACCAAAGCCGCTTCCATGTACATTCTGGGGGCTGACAGAGATGACCTGATCCAGGAGGGGATGATAGGGCTCTTTAAGGCGATAAGAGATTATGACGCCGGGCGGGATGCCAGCTTTAGAACCTTTGCTGATCTGTGCGTGTCCAGGCAGATGTATACAGCCATTCAGGCATCAAACAGAAAGAAGCATGCTCCTCTTAACAGCTATATTTCACTTTACGCCAAAATGGATGGGCATGAAGAGAATATGGAGTTTTCACTTGATCAGGTTCTCGAGGCTACCATCGACAGAGATCCCGAATCAATGCTTATTGATAAGGAAAATACCAGAGACATCGAGGATTTTATTGAAAACAAATTAAGCGGTTTTGAGCAGGCGGTTCTTGAACTTCACATGACCGGTATGGGGTATGTTGAGATAGCTAAGGTCCTCGGAAAAGATGAAAAATCCACGGACAATGCACTTTGGAGATTAAAGAACAAGATACGCAAATATATAAATAAGAATTCCGATGTATGA
- the rpmE gene encoding 50S ribosomal protein L31, which translates to MRQDIQPEYYQATVTCNCGNTFTVGSTKKEIHVEICSKCHPFYTGTQKATAARGRIDKFNRKYGMTSNN; encoded by the coding sequence ATGAGACAGGACATTCAGCCCGAATACTATCAGGCAACAGTTACCTGCAACTGCGGTAACACATTTACAGTAGGTTCAACAAAGAAGGAAATCCACGTAGAAATTTGTTCTAAGTGCCATCCTTTCTATACAGGAACACAGAAGGCAACCGCTGCTCGCGGACGTATTGATAAGTTCAACCGTAAGTATGGTATGACTTCTAACAACTAA
- a CDS encoding DUF1385 domain-containing protein has translation MGKKKINHYSGIGGQAVLEGVMMRNKDMYSVAVRKENGEIAVETDHYLGKAESLGLSHIPFIRGVFVFWDSLVLGMKSLNYSASLFGQEEIAAAKDPIAEEGKEKFAMALTTAFSFILAIGIFMVLPYYLSSIFESHIRNHSLMVLLEGILRILIFIIYILLISCMKDIRRLFRYHGAEHKCINCLESGKPLTLENVKASTRLHKRCGSSFLLFVMFVSIILFFFIRVESIPLRILLRIALIPVIAGISYEIIRLAGRSNNIFIKILSAPGLCLQMLTTKEPDDEMIEVGMKSVEAVFDWKEFLADSFGYKFEDNTAE, from the coding sequence ATGGGGAAGAAAAAGATAAATCATTATTCTGGAATTGGCGGACAGGCAGTTCTTGAAGGCGTCATGATGCGCAATAAGGATATGTACTCTGTTGCTGTACGCAAGGAGAACGGAGAGATAGCTGTTGAGACAGACCATTACCTGGGAAAGGCGGAGAGTCTGGGACTTTCGCATATTCCCTTTATTCGCGGAGTATTCGTATTTTGGGATTCACTTGTCCTTGGAATGAAATCGCTTAATTATTCGGCATCACTTTTTGGGCAGGAGGAGATAGCAGCTGCCAAGGATCCTATAGCAGAGGAAGGAAAAGAAAAATTTGCCATGGCGCTTACCACCGCTTTTTCTTTTATTCTTGCAATCGGTATTTTTATGGTACTTCCGTATTACCTCAGTTCGATTTTTGAGAGCCATATCAGAAATCATTCTTTGATGGTTCTTCTTGAAGGCATACTGAGAATATTGATTTTTATCATATATATATTGCTTATTTCCTGTATGAAGGATATCAGAAGACTTTTCAGATATCATGGTGCCGAACATAAATGTATAAACTGCCTTGAAAGCGGAAAACCTCTTACTCTTGAGAATGTAAAAGCGAGTACGAGACTACATAAGAGATGCGGAAGCAGTTTTCTTCTGTTTGTCATGTTTGTAAGTATTATTCTGTTTTTCTTTATAAGAGTTGAATCAATTCCGCTAAGAATACTTTTGAGAATTGCTTTGATTCCCGTAATTGCCGGTATTTCCTATGAGATCATCAGGCTTGCCGGAAGAAGTAACAATATTTTTATTAAAATATTATCTGCGCCGGGACTATGCCTGCAGATGCTCACCACCAAGGAACCTGATGATGAGATGATAGAAGTAGGAATGAAGTCTGTTGAGGCAGTGTTTGACTGGAAGGAATTTTTGGCTGATTCCTTCGGATACAAATTTGAAGATAATACAGCGGAGTGA
- the prmC gene encoding peptide chain release factor N(5)-glutamine methyltransferase — MEYAALYKEGVEKLNSVGISEASLDARLLLEYVCKTDHNTLLSHGDIEVSEENIKAYEEFIGKRMSRIPVAYIIGNTEFMGIEFDVTEDVLIPNQDTETLAEEALRFLHDGMNILDLCTGSGCIALSLLKYSNETRAMGTDMSEAALAIASQNAVKLGLDDRFLAVKADIFPKAPDTEKFDIIVSNPPYIPTGVIETLAPEVKTFEPYMALDGSEDGLLFYRRIIPGAKDYLYRSGYLFLEIGYDQGDAVRKLMEENGYKDVQVIKDLGGNDRVVSGCFY; from the coding sequence ATGGAGTATGCAGCGCTTTATAAAGAGGGAGTGGAAAAACTAAATAGTGTAGGAATATCTGAAGCCTCCCTTGATGCGAGGCTTCTCCTTGAGTATGTTTGTAAAACCGACCATAATACTCTGCTATCTCATGGCGATATTGAGGTTTCAGAGGAAAATATTAAGGCCTATGAAGAATTTATAGGAAAGAGAATGAGCAGAATTCCTGTTGCGTATATTATAGGTAATACGGAATTTATGGGAATTGAGTTTGATGTTACGGAGGATGTTCTGATTCCGAATCAGGATACCGAAACTCTTGCGGAGGAAGCTCTGAGATTTTTACATGACGGAATGAACATTCTGGATTTATGTACAGGATCCGGATGTATTGCTCTTAGTCTTTTAAAATACAGTAATGAGACAAGGGCGATGGGGACAGACATGTCAGAGGCGGCGCTGGCCATAGCTTCGCAAAATGCGGTTAAGCTTGGCCTTGACGATCGCTTTTTGGCTGTAAAGGCTGACATTTTTCCTAAAGCTCCCGATACAGAGAAATTTGACATAATCGTATCAAATCCTCCTTATATTCCAACAGGAGTGATAGAAACGCTTGCCCCTGAGGTTAAGACCTTTGAGCCATACATGGCACTTGATGGAAGCGAGGATGGCCTTTTGTTTTACAGAAGGATAATACCAGGGGCAAAGGATTATCTGTACAGAAGCGGATATCTTTTTCTTGAGATTGGCTATGATCAGGGTGATGCAGTAAGAAAACTGATGGAAGAAAACGGATACAAGGATGTTCAGGTTATAAAGGATCTCGGAGGGAATGACAGAGTGGTCAGCGGTTGCTTTTATTAG
- the prfA gene encoding peptide chain release factor 1: MFDRLEDTVRRYEDITRELGEPGVAADQNRFRALMKEQSDLLPIVEEYTNYKKCKETIADSEELLSAESDEDMKEMLREELSLAKEELPLIEQRLRVLMIPKDPNDDKNVIVEIRAGAGGDEAALFAADMYRVYTRYADRHNWKIETMSVEDTGIGGMKSVSFMLSGTGAYSKLKFESGVHRVQRIPVTESGGRIHTSTITVAIMPEVEDVEVNIDMNDCKFDVFRASGNGGQCVNTTDSAVRLTHIPTGIVISCQDEKSQIKNKAKALKVLRAKLFDLERQKAHDSEAALRKSQVGTGDRSEKIRTYNFHQGRVTDHRINLTLYKIDSIMDGDLEELIDALTTASQAEKLAGMNNMM; this comes from the coding sequence ATGTTTGACAGATTAGAAGATACCGTCCGCAGATATGAGGACATAACCAGAGAACTGGGTGAACCGGGTGTAGCGGCAGACCAGAACCGTTTTAGGGCGCTGATGAAGGAGCAGAGCGATCTGCTTCCGATAGTTGAAGAATATACCAATTATAAAAAATGCAAAGAAACAATCGCAGATAGTGAAGAGCTTCTTTCGGCTGAATCTGATGAGGATATGAAGGAAATGCTTAGAGAAGAGCTTTCTCTGGCAAAGGAAGAGCTTCCTCTAATTGAACAAAGACTCAGAGTTTTGATGATCCCGAAGGATCCCAATGATGACAAAAATGTAATTGTTGAAATACGAGCAGGAGCGGGCGGAGATGAAGCAGCTCTGTTTGCTGCTGATATGTACAGAGTCTATACCAGATATGCGGATAGACATAACTGGAAAATTGAAACGATGAGTGTTGAAGATACCGGAATTGGCGGTATGAAATCCGTCAGCTTCATGCTGTCCGGTACAGGAGCGTATTCCAAGCTCAAGTTTGAAAGCGGTGTGCATCGTGTTCAGAGAATTCCCGTAACTGAGTCCGGCGGAAGAATTCATACATCCACTATCACAGTTGCCATTATGCCTGAGGTTGAGGATGTGGAAGTAAATATTGATATGAACGATTGTAAATTTGATGTTTTCAGAGCATCGGGAAACGGTGGACAGTGTGTCAATACTACCGATTCTGCGGTAAGACTTACACATATTCCCACAGGAATCGTGATTTCATGTCAGGATGAAAAGAGTCAGATCAAGAACAAGGCAAAGGCACTTAAGGTACTTCGTGCCAAGTTATTCGACCTTGAGAGGCAAAAGGCGCACGACTCGGAGGCAGCACTCAGAAAGAGCCAGGTAGGAACAGGTGACAGATCGGAAAAGATCAGAACCTATAATTTTCATCAGGGAAGAGTTACCGACCACCGCATAAATCTTACACTCTATAAAATCGATTCAATAATGGACGGTGATCTAGAGGAGCTGATAGATGCGCTTACAACCGCAAGTCAGGCGGAAAAACTTGCAGGCATGAATAATATGATGTAA
- a CDS encoding Hpt domain-containing protein yields MNQEMKQELLDWGVNWTDVQERFMGNEDLVQKFMLKFLNDKSFEELTCGLENKDVEAAFKGCHTLKGVTGNLALDGMRPEVLELTEILRAGSLDGSEPLYEKIKKSYDELIVILKKYA; encoded by the coding sequence ATGAACCAAGAGATGAAGCAGGAGCTGTTAGATTGGGGAGTTAACTGGACTGATGTCCAAGAACGTTTCATGGGGAATGAGGATCTTGTGCAGAAATTCATGCTCAAGTTTTTAAACGATAAGAGCTTTGAGGAGCTTACATGCGGCTTAGAAAATAAAGATGTCGAAGCAGCTTTTAAAGGGTGTCATACTTTAAAAGGTGTTACAGGTAATCTGGCACTGGACGGTATGCGCCCCGAGGTGCTGGAACTGACAGAAATCTTAAGGGCAGGGTCACTTGACGGCTCTGAGCCTCTTTATGAAAAAATTAAAAAGTCATACGACGAGCTAATTGTTATTCTGAAGAAGTATGCTTGA
- a CDS encoding lysozyme inhibitor LprI family protein has protein sequence MKKRIYLALIVSMVGICGCTPHKDSEQIQDNTVIEEENPDTQGEADTPDNTAGDTESVSSDESDISAGEADEATSSSEDEATASDDNSDSEDAQKSEADSTSEADESDIAGTEESDETAENTDTSKDNAVIPKNPIADSFVLSDDLWHDYEDEIKDAVKKISSSASSLQDELQGIEALENRFSEVAQRSETQADMTQTSYWPYAVWDAEINSLWSRLSDTLKGAEKDNLLSEQRNWIAMKEEVVLETLGPREEGGSIYPTLENDLLSNMTKTRSYYLASVLANATDDTITLPARGIRGAYVDNQGTGEVYSSLIIKEGWESGYDATISIFRLGNVSGTVEGKGTDLIFTSEDGATTGIIRYGWGGASLEITSSGASSILKKGDVYEFKMIF, from the coding sequence ATGAAAAAAAGAATCTATCTGGCACTTATCGTGTCCATGGTCGGAATCTGCGGATGCACACCGCATAAGGATTCTGAACAAATACAGGATAATACCGTAATTGAGGAAGAAAATCCCGATACTCAGGGAGAGGCTGATACTCCGGATAATACTGCTGGGGATACAGAATCAGTATCCTCCGATGAAAGTGATATATCTGCCGGGGAAGCAGATGAAGCAACAAGCAGCTCTGAAGATGAGGCAACCGCTTCCGATGATAATTCCGATTCAGAAGATGCACAAAAATCAGAGGCTGACAGCACATCAGAAGCTGACGAATCCGATATAGCAGGTACAGAAGAATCTGATGAAACAGCAGAGAACACTGATACTTCAAAAGACAACGCTGTTATCCCTAAGAATCCTATTGCAGACAGTTTTGTTTTATCAGATGATCTGTGGCATGACTACGAAGATGAGATAAAAGATGCCGTAAAAAAAATATCTTCTTCCGCATCAAGTCTTCAGGATGAACTGCAGGGAATCGAAGCACTGGAAAATCGTTTTTCAGAAGTTGCCCAGAGATCAGAAACTCAGGCAGATATGACCCAGACATCTTATTGGCCCTATGCTGTATGGGATGCTGAGATAAACAGTCTTTGGAGTAGACTTAGTGACACTTTGAAAGGAGCAGAAAAAGACAATCTGCTTAGTGAACAAAGAAACTGGATCGCTATGAAGGAAGAAGTAGTTCTTGAAACTCTCGGTCCCCGTGAAGAAGGCGGAAGCATCTACCCTACACTTGAGAATGATCTTTTAAGCAATATGACAAAGACAAGGTCCTACTACCTCGCCAGTGTTCTTGCAAATGCCACAGATGATACCATCACTCTTCCTGCTCGCGGTATTAGAGGCGCATATGTTGATAACCAGGGTACCGGAGAAGTTTACAGCTCACTGATCATCAAAGAGGGTTGGGAATCCGGCTATGATGCAACTATTTCAATATTCAGACTCGGAAATGTATCCGGTACTGTTGAGGGAAAAGGTACTGACCTGATTTTCACAAGTGAAGACGGCGCCACAACCGGTATAATTCGATATGGCTGGGGCGGTGCAAGCTTGGAGATCACCTCTTCAGGTGCATCATCCATCCTCAAAAAGGGCGATGTTTACGAGTTCAAAATGATTTTCTGA
- a CDS encoding DegV family protein: MSYKIVVDSCTDLPAEYHTDKRFEIIPLILQIGDYTVLDDENFDQLDYIRRVAECETCAKSACPSPDRYKKAYDCDADDIYVVTLSSKLSGSYNSAILARDLYHEDIGEKNIHVFDSLSACCGQTNVAFKIMEYAEAGLPFDEVVEKVSAYRDGMDTYFVLDSLDTLRKNGRLTGMKAIVATTLNIKPVCYAIEGEIAQWGQGVGMRKALIKMCDLVSKRTKNPEEKTLMITHINCYERAEVVKNMILSKVAFKNCLIVDGAGVATTYAGDGGIVVTC, from the coding sequence ATGAGTTATAAGATTGTTGTGGACAGTTGTACAGATTTACCCGCAGAATATCACACAGATAAACGTTTTGAAATAATCCCTCTTATCTTACAGATAGGCGATTACACCGTTCTTGATGATGAGAATTTCGACCAGCTTGACTATATCAGAAGAGTTGCGGAATGTGAGACCTGTGCAAAATCAGCATGTCCATCTCCCGACAGATATAAAAAAGCCTATGATTGTGATGCTGACGATATTTATGTGGTAACACTTTCATCAAAGCTTAGCGGCAGCTACAACAGCGCTATTCTTGCAAGAGATTTGTATCACGAAGATATCGGTGAAAAAAATATTCATGTTTTTGATTCTCTTTCAGCCTGCTGTGGGCAGACCAATGTTGCTTTTAAGATAATGGAATATGCCGAAGCCGGTCTCCCCTTCGATGAGGTAGTCGAAAAGGTTTCCGCATATCGTGATGGGATGGATACCTATTTCGTCCTTGATTCACTTGATACTTTGAGAAAAAACGGCCGTCTTACCGGAATGAAGGCAATCGTTGCCACAACCCTTAATATCAAACCTGTCTGCTATGCTATTGAAGGTGAGATTGCCCAGTGGGGCCAGGGCGTAGGCATGAGAAAGGCACTGATAAAAATGTGCGATCTTGTTTCCAAGCGCACCAAGAATCCTGAAGAAAAGACACTTATGATAACTCATATTAACTGCTACGAACGCGCAGAGGTTGTAAAGAACATGATTCTTTCCAAGGTTGCCTTCAAAAATTGTCTGATTGTTGATGGTGCCGGTGTTGCCACAACCTATGCCGGTGATGGAGGAATAGTTGTAACCTGCTGA
- a CDS encoding DUF5721 family protein has protein sequence MIALRIKNTRQFMSVLLASEVFDGFLLESAELVTANTYTIDGRVNKEFFGDEDDGKALHELSEWKTLRPVCYELIKGKHTPLGFKFIMCISPEEKEGILQEEMNTNISSLVFILRFKDGVITLTTGAALSGFLMDKSYETIWDDYMKRFLDNARIEYEEDY, from the coding sequence ATGATAGCTTTAAGGATAAAGAATACAAGGCAGTTTATGTCCGTGCTGCTTGCAAGTGAAGTGTTTGACGGATTTTTACTTGAGAGTGCAGAACTTGTTACTGCTAATACATATACAATTGACGGAAGGGTGAATAAGGAATTTTTCGGGGATGAGGATGACGGTAAGGCTTTGCATGAGCTCTCCGAATGGAAGACCTTAAGACCTGTTTGTTATGAGCTCATTAAGGGAAAGCACACCCCTCTTGGCTTTAAGTTTATTATGTGTATATCTCCTGAGGAAAAAGAGGGCATTCTTCAGGAGGAGATGAACACAAACATATCATCACTTGTTTTTATTCTGAGATTTAAGGACGGAGTCATTACACTTACAACAGGTGCAGCGCTGTCCGGATTTTTGATGGATAAGTCTTATGAGACGATATGGGATGATTATATGAAAAGATTTCTTGACAATGCCCGCATAGAATACGAGGAGGATTATTGA